In Archocentrus centrarchus isolate MPI-CPG fArcCen1 chromosome 1, fArcCen1, whole genome shotgun sequence, the following proteins share a genomic window:
- the LOC115799184 gene encoding uncharacterized protein LOC115799184 — protein MMLSYLKKKGIPVAEQADEVVSKLVGRAHEVVKVGIRSKPVLNLREGPEPIFELLKQHFSDTMSSSLPLADFYATVPHPDEHPFDYWLRLNKALDVTEDSLKRQNKAFDYLSRDLAAMFIQNCPDPELSLIFKCRQLKEWTVAEIHEKLVEHCRARKRLSKHSVTNVLPSQQQEVTTSMQRATLTSAIVPAAAVVSPPAGQAAESSPDRLDQVITLLERVLEQQPQQYKFQNLVASVWEKSTRCCTR, from the exons ATGATGTTATCCtatttgaaaaagaagggcATCCCTGTGGCTGAACAAGCTGATGAAGTAGTATCTAAGCTTGTGGGGAGGGCACATGAAGTGGTTAAAGTGGGCATACGCAGTAAGCCAGTTTTGAATCTGCGTGAAGGACCTGAGCCCATTTTTGAGTTACTGAAGCAACACTTTAGTGATACTATGTCCTCCAGCTTGCCCTTAGCTGATTTTTATGCTACTGTGCCCCATCCTGACGAGCACCCCTTTGACTATTGGCTGAGACTTAATAAAGCtctggatgtgacagaggacTCTCTAAAGAGACAAAATAAGGCTTTTGACTATCTGTCACGTGACTTAGCTGCCATGTTTATCCAGAACTGTCCTGATCCTGAACTGTCGCTCATATTCAAGTGTAGACAGCTGAAAGAATGGACAGTTGCAGAAATTCACGAGAAGCTCGTTGAACACTGCAGAGCTCGCAAGCGACTATCCAAACACAGTGTGACCAATGTTTTGCCTTCTCAGCAACAGGAGGTCACCACTTCTATGCAACGTGCGACACTCACAAGTGCGATTGTGCCTGCGGCTGCTGTTGTGTCGCCACCTGCTGGACAGGCAGCCGAGAGCTCCCCGGACCGCCTGGACCAGGTCATCACTCTGCTCGAACGTGTTCTGGAGCAGCAGCCACAACAGTACAAGTTTCAA AACCTCGTTGCCAGTGTATGGGAGAAGAGCACGAG GTGCTGTACCCGATGA